A single genomic interval of Terriglobales bacterium harbors:
- a CDS encoding DinB family protein: MSISTLLLAEFEAEIKTTRITLERVPMKPDFAPHAKSMKLKDLAPHVAQLAGFGLTILTTPELDFSTSSWKPLPFESPEQLVKALDEGAEKVREALKKLPDTAWNDNWRLAFSGKTIFEGSRFLAYREMFLNHLVHHRAQLGVYLRLNGVPVPATYGPSADDTLGF, translated from the coding sequence ATGTCTATCAGCACACTGCTATTGGCCGAATTCGAGGCCGAGATTAAGACCACCCGCATTACGCTCGAACGTGTTCCCATGAAGCCCGATTTCGCGCCACACGCAAAGTCTATGAAGTTGAAGGATCTCGCTCCTCACGTTGCGCAACTCGCAGGATTCGGACTTACTATCTTAACCACGCCGGAGCTGGACTTCTCCACCAGCAGTTGGAAGCCGCTACCGTTCGAATCCCCCGAGCAGCTAGTGAAAGCCCTCGATGAGGGTGCGGAGAAGGTCCGCGAGGCTCTGAAGAAACTTCCCGACACTGCGTGGAACGATAACTGGCGCCTGGCATTCAGCGGCAAAACTATCTTTGAAGGATCGCGATTCCTCGCCTATCGCGAAATGTTTCTGAACCACCTGGTACACCATCGCGCGCAGCTTGGCGTATACCTTCGGCTGAATGGCGTACCTGTCCCGGCAACTTACGGCCCTTCCGCCGACGACACCCTGGGCTTCTAA
- a CDS encoding aldehyde dehydrogenase family protein, with protein sequence MSTAVAPLVNEHVSKFIATPRKMLIDGKWVDAVSGKTFPTYDPSTGKEMAYIAEGDAADINLAVTAARRAFDKGPWRKMTSSERGRLIWKLADLLEKNLEEFAQLEALDNGKPVGVARAADVPLAIDLFRYMAGWTTKIEGNTIPISVPYTPGARYLAYTLREPVGVVGQIIPWNFPLLMAAWKLGPALAAGCTVILKPAEQTPLSAIRLGELIMEAGFPEGVVNVVPGYGETAGAALSAHNDVDKVAFTGSTEVGKIILKAAAGNLKKVSLELGGKSPNIVFADADMKTAIPGAASAIFFNHGQCCCAGSRLYVEKRAFDEVVEGVAEQAKKIKLGPGMSPDTQMGPLVSDEQLARVTSYIQSGLSEGAKAVAGGKRHGEQGYFVEPTVLVNTNENMKCVKEEIFGPVVAAIPFERSDELVERANSNPYGLAAAVWTKDISKAHQIAAEMRAGTVWINCYNIFDAAMPFGGYKESGWGREMGHDALELYTETKAVCTRLS encoded by the coding sequence ATGAGCACAGCAGTAGCTCCCTTGGTGAACGAGCATGTTTCCAAGTTCATCGCGACCCCCCGCAAAATGTTGATCGACGGAAAATGGGTAGACGCCGTTTCCGGAAAAACCTTCCCCACGTACGATCCCTCCACCGGCAAGGAGATGGCATATATAGCTGAGGGTGACGCCGCCGACATCAACCTCGCCGTCACCGCCGCGCGTCGAGCGTTCGACAAAGGCCCTTGGCGGAAGATGACCTCCTCCGAACGCGGCCGTCTCATCTGGAAGCTTGCCGACCTGCTCGAGAAGAACCTCGAAGAGTTTGCGCAACTCGAAGCACTCGACAACGGCAAGCCTGTAGGTGTCGCTCGCGCTGCCGACGTTCCTCTCGCAATCGACCTGTTCCGTTACATGGCCGGATGGACGACCAAGATTGAAGGCAACACCATCCCGATCTCGGTTCCCTACACTCCGGGTGCGAGATATCTCGCCTATACCCTTCGTGAGCCCGTGGGCGTCGTTGGACAGATCATTCCGTGGAATTTCCCGCTGCTGATGGCAGCCTGGAAACTCGGCCCCGCACTGGCGGCAGGCTGCACGGTAATTTTGAAGCCTGCTGAGCAGACTCCACTCTCCGCCATCCGACTCGGCGAACTCATCATGGAAGCCGGATTCCCTGAAGGCGTCGTGAACGTTGTTCCGGGCTACGGCGAAACCGCCGGTGCCGCGCTCTCAGCGCACAACGACGTGGATAAAGTAGCCTTCACCGGTTCCACGGAAGTCGGCAAGATCATCTTGAAGGCCGCCGCTGGAAACCTGAAGAAGGTCTCTCTCGAACTCGGTGGCAAGTCGCCGAACATCGTATTCGCCGACGCCGACATGAAGACCGCCATCCCTGGCGCCGCCAGCGCGATCTTCTTCAATCATGGTCAATGCTGCTGCGCCGGGTCGCGCCTTTACGTTGAGAAGCGTGCGTTTGATGAAGTGGTGGAAGGCGTCGCCGAGCAGGCCAAAAAGATCAAACTCGGTCCCGGTATGTCGCCTGACACCCAGATGGGTCCATTGGTCAGCGATGAGCAACTCGCCCGCGTCACCAGTTATATCCAGTCCGGTCTGAGCGAAGGGGCAAAGGCCGTTGCCGGCGGCAAGCGTCACGGCGAGCAAGGCTACTTCGTCGAGCCAACCGTACTCGTAAACACCAACGAGAACATGAAGTGCGTGAAGGAAGAGATCTTCGGACCTGTGGTGGCTGCGATCCCGTTCGAACGCTCCGACGAACTCGTTGAGCGCGCCAACAGCAACCCTTACGGACTCGCGGCAGCAGTGTGGACCAAGGACATCTCCAAGGCCCACCAGATCGCAGCGGAGATGCGTGCAGGCACCGTGTGGATCAACTGCTACAACATCTTTGACGCCGCCATGCCGTTCGGTGGCTACAAAGAGTCCGGTTGGGGACGCGAGATGGGTCACGACGCCCTTGAGCTGTACACAGAAACCAAGGCAGTCTGCACCCGGCTCAGCTAA
- the ispG gene encoding flavodoxin-dependent (E)-4-hydroxy-3-methylbut-2-enyl-diphosphate synthase encodes MAEIRRRGSVTCTIGNVRVGSDAPVMVQSMTNTDTADVLSTVAQVEALARAGSEVVRVTVNNDEAAAAVPRIVDLLDRKGISVPIIGDFHYNGHILLKKYPECARMLAKYRINPGNVSVGRKDDDNFRTMIEVAVENQKPVRIGVNWGSLDQQLLTRMMDDNNKLADPLPARDVTMEAMVVSALKSAELAEKYGLRHDQIILSAKVSGVQDLIDVYRNLAARCDYPLHLGLTEAGMGVKGIVASTAGLAVLLQEGIGDTIRVSLTPAPNGDRTEEVVTAQQILQSMGIRSFTPQVTACPGCGRTTSTYFQELAENIQSYLRNQMPIWRDNYIGVEEMKVAVMGCVVNGPGESKHANLGISLPGTFEEPKAPVYVDGRLMTTLKGDHIAEEFMKILQDYVDSHYAPKTEAVAK; translated from the coding sequence ATGGCAGAGATACGTCGCAGAGGATCCGTTACCTGTACCATCGGCAATGTCCGCGTGGGCTCCGACGCGCCAGTAATGGTGCAGTCCATGACCAACACCGATACCGCTGATGTGCTCTCCACCGTTGCACAGGTGGAAGCACTGGCGCGCGCCGGATCGGAAGTGGTGCGCGTGACGGTGAACAACGACGAGGCTGCCGCTGCCGTCCCTCGCATTGTGGACTTGCTGGACCGCAAGGGTATCAGCGTTCCCATCATCGGCGACTTCCATTACAACGGCCACATCCTGCTGAAGAAGTATCCCGAGTGCGCGCGGATGCTGGCGAAGTACCGCATTAATCCCGGCAACGTGAGCGTCGGGCGGAAAGACGACGACAACTTCCGCACGATGATCGAAGTGGCCGTCGAAAATCAGAAACCGGTTCGCATCGGCGTGAACTGGGGTTCGCTCGACCAGCAACTGCTCACCCGCATGATGGACGACAACAACAAGCTTGCGGACCCACTGCCGGCTCGCGACGTGACCATGGAAGCGATGGTAGTGAGCGCACTGAAGTCTGCGGAACTGGCGGAGAAGTACGGACTGCGTCACGACCAGATCATCCTGAGCGCGAAAGTGAGTGGCGTGCAGGACTTGATCGATGTTTACCGGAACCTGGCGGCTCGCTGTGACTATCCACTGCACCTCGGTTTGACGGAAGCAGGCATGGGCGTAAAGGGAATTGTCGCGTCAACGGCGGGACTTGCAGTCCTGTTGCAGGAAGGGATTGGAGACACGATTCGCGTTTCCCTTACACCGGCCCCGAACGGCGATCGCACGGAAGAAGTCGTAACTGCGCAGCAGATTCTGCAGTCGATGGGCATCCGCAGCTTCACGCCGCAGGTGACGGCGTGTCCAGGATGCGGACGAACGACGAGCACCTATTTCCAGGAACTGGCTGAGAATATCCAGAGTTATCTTCGCAACCAGATGCCAATTTGGCGCGACAACTACATCGGCGTGGAAGAGATGAAAGTGGCTGTCATGGGATGCGTGGTGAATGGTCCCGGCGAATCAAAACACGCCAACCTTGGTATCTCACTTCCCGGGACATTTGAGGAGCCAAAGGCTCCTGTGTATGTTGACGGTCGATTAATGACCACACTGAAAGGCGACCACATCGCCGAAGAGTTCATGAAGATCCTGCAGGATTACGTGGACTCACACTACGCACCGAAGACGGAAGCGGTCGCGAAGTAA
- a CDS encoding bifunctional UDP-sugar hydrolase/5'-nucleotidase → MKRSRLIRLLLIVFCFLVWVGICTAQQVTLLHVNDTHSHIDAWGPKDANLDGTLGGLPKVATVVGMQRAADPQALFVHGGDLFHGDPFFNQYFGIPEIQILQQLGLNAMAVGNHEFQYGPDFLAFVLSYSMPTYPAPPSFPLVSSNLDFANYPYLPWIGSTTLKEVNGVKVGFFGITTPYDVIEQPAPVVVRETLAEDSAAAVAQLRSQGAQIVVCLCHTGMQVSELLAQVVPGIDVIVNAHDHVALAEPKMVVSPTGTTIIVSAGQYYRWVGKLRLNYDGTHVSMVDYSLLSVDENVPAYPSLQAVVDSLKPEIVARYGDIYHTQIAWATAPISKEFDPDHIKRDTALGDLVADAYRNHTGTEIALEASGFINEDMPPGPIVGADVFRVMSYGIPHMTQTGLSIDLFRLATFRISGAELIKGLEITLTNTDLYPQISGMRFEMDSRNPPYQRILLDTVHINGHKLDPTRLYSVTGTEGLVMFLPMMGLEVQDVHILPDTAYDAIKALVIQRAILDPAYSGRIRDVASIPGKAQK, encoded by the coding sequence ATGAAGCGGTCACGCCTTATTCGGCTTCTTCTCATCGTTTTCTGCTTTTTAGTCTGGGTGGGAATCTGCACGGCCCAACAGGTCACTTTGCTCCACGTGAACGACACGCATTCGCACATCGACGCCTGGGGACCGAAAGACGCAAATCTCGACGGCACTCTCGGCGGATTACCGAAAGTAGCCACGGTTGTTGGCATGCAACGCGCAGCCGACCCGCAGGCTCTGTTTGTGCACGGTGGCGATTTGTTCCACGGAGATCCGTTCTTCAACCAATACTTCGGGATTCCGGAGATTCAGATCCTTCAACAACTCGGATTGAACGCGATGGCCGTCGGCAATCATGAGTTTCAGTACGGGCCTGACTTCCTGGCCTTTGTGCTGAGCTACTCGATGCCGACGTATCCTGCGCCTCCGTCGTTTCCGCTGGTAAGTTCGAACCTCGATTTCGCCAACTACCCATATCTGCCTTGGATCGGTTCGACCACACTCAAGGAAGTGAATGGAGTGAAGGTCGGATTCTTTGGCATCACCACCCCGTACGACGTGATTGAGCAGCCTGCTCCGGTAGTGGTGCGCGAAACGCTGGCAGAGGACTCAGCCGCCGCTGTTGCGCAGTTGCGGTCGCAGGGAGCGCAGATCGTTGTGTGCCTGTGTCACACGGGTATGCAGGTATCTGAATTGCTGGCGCAAGTTGTGCCGGGGATCGATGTGATCGTGAACGCGCACGACCACGTTGCGCTCGCGGAACCGAAGATGGTTGTGTCGCCGACGGGCACAACGATCATCGTTTCGGCCGGACAGTATTACCGGTGGGTTGGGAAGTTGCGGCTGAACTACGACGGAACACATGTCTCCATGGTGGATTATTCGCTGCTGTCTGTTGATGAGAATGTGCCGGCGTATCCGTCGCTCCAGGCAGTAGTCGACAGTCTGAAGCCGGAAATCGTCGCTCGTTACGGAGACATCTATCACACCCAGATTGCCTGGGCGACTGCGCCGATCTCCAAGGAATTCGATCCCGATCACATCAAACGTGACACGGCTCTCGGGGACCTAGTCGCCGATGCCTACCGGAACCACACCGGGACAGAGATCGCATTGGAAGCCAGCGGCTTCATCAACGAAGATATGCCGCCTGGGCCCATCGTGGGAGCGGATGTGTTTCGCGTGATGAGCTATGGCATCCCGCACATGACCCAAACCGGTTTGTCGATCGATCTGTTCCGCCTGGCGACGTTCCGCATCAGCGGCGCGGAACTGATCAAAGGATTGGAAATAACGCTGACGAACACGGATTTGTATCCGCAGATTTCAGGGATGCGCTTCGAAATGGACTCGCGTAACCCTCCTTATCAGCGCATTCTGCTCGATACAGTCCACATCAACGGGCACAAACTCGACCCCACCCGGCTCTATTCGGTTACGGGAACCGAGGGATTGGTGATGTTTCTGCCCATGATGGGACTTGAGGTGCAGGACGTTCATATACTTCCCGACACCGCCTACGACGCGATCAAGGCGCTCGTGATCCAACGGGCGATTCTCGATCCCGCGTATTCAGGACGTATTCGCGACGTGGCATCGATTCCGGGAAAGGCGCAAAAGTAG
- a CDS encoding DUF72 domain-containing protein translates to MKIHIGPAGWSYKDWDGTVYPAQLKKDKHPVEYLAQYFDLIEINSSFYGHIRPEIGKLWCRKAKAVNPDFVFTAKLNRAFTHSPIAVVESTSAKTIRFNDKDEDDAKAGLDSLAEEGMLGAVLVQFPISFRNTNENRDHLELLIRQFREYPLVVEVRHSSWGNEGVLRYFAQKNVAFCNIDQPLLGQAIQPSEHVTSSIGYVRLHGRRYDQWFDPEKSSDRYDYLYTTKELEGWKEKIELVAKKADVTFVVANNHFEGKAPANALELKAMLTGRKVLAPEPLLRTYPRLEAIVVPHAKTA, encoded by the coding sequence GTGAAGATCCACATCGGCCCCGCAGGATGGTCTTACAAGGATTGGGACGGGACCGTGTACCCTGCCCAACTTAAGAAGGACAAGCATCCTGTCGAGTATCTCGCGCAGTATTTCGACCTGATCGAGATCAACAGCTCGTTCTACGGGCACATCCGCCCGGAGATCGGAAAGTTGTGGTGCCGCAAAGCGAAGGCGGTTAATCCGGACTTCGTCTTCACCGCCAAGCTGAACAGAGCCTTCACGCATTCACCGATCGCAGTCGTCGAGTCAACCTCGGCGAAAACCATTCGCTTCAACGACAAAGATGAAGACGACGCCAAGGCCGGGTTGGACTCCCTCGCGGAAGAAGGCATGCTCGGCGCAGTGCTGGTGCAGTTCCCCATCTCATTCAGGAATACGAACGAGAACCGTGATCACCTCGAGTTACTGATTCGGCAATTCCGTGAGTATCCACTGGTGGTGGAAGTACGCCATTCAAGTTGGGGCAACGAGGGCGTGCTTCGTTACTTCGCGCAGAAGAACGTCGCGTTCTGCAATATTGATCAACCGCTTCTCGGCCAGGCGATCCAGCCGAGCGAGCATGTCACCTCGAGCATTGGTTATGTACGCCTGCATGGACGCCGCTACGATCAGTGGTTCGATCCGGAAAAATCGAGCGACCGCTACGATTACCTCTACACCACCAAGGAACTCGAAGGCTGGAAGGAAAAGATCGAACTAGTCGCAAAGAAAGCCGACGTCACCTTTGTGGTCGCTAACAACCATTTCGAGGGCAAGGCTCCAGCGAACGCCTTGGAACTGAAGGCAATGCTCACCGGCCGAAAGGTTCTCGCACCGGAACCCCTGCTCAGAACCTACCCACGGCTGGAAGCGATCGTCGTGCCCCATGCCAAGACTGCCTGA
- a CDS encoding CAP domain-containing protein, producing the protein MRSLVLILVALILPFSGWSQVQPTSDEQKLVDELNQSRREAGLPDLKLNPYLVQSARQHAERMAQTGKLSHQLPGEPEVSKRISATGLRFDRAGENVGFSTFFEDLHPNFMKSPPHRENILEPRYSDVGVGIARGQDGTYWAAQNFAHVIEERTAAQAEELVAKAFTDLRRRYRSPRLERLNSATLKQLACRMGKAGKVNAQAVLGLPDVRYAVTYNNSNPEDLPESAQRLARNRDISKYSVATCFAQSPENPGGTYYVALAFY; encoded by the coding sequence ATGAGATCGCTAGTCCTAATCCTGGTCGCCTTAATCCTTCCCTTTTCAGGATGGTCCCAAGTTCAACCAACTTCCGACGAGCAGAAACTCGTCGACGAACTCAACCAGTCTCGACGCGAAGCCGGCCTGCCCGATCTGAAACTGAATCCTTACCTGGTTCAGTCGGCCCGCCAACACGCTGAGCGAATGGCGCAAACCGGAAAGCTCTCTCATCAACTGCCCGGAGAACCTGAAGTCTCGAAGCGCATTTCGGCTACGGGGCTTCGCTTCGATCGCGCCGGCGAAAACGTCGGCTTTAGCACCTTCTTCGAAGACCTTCATCCGAATTTCATGAAGTCGCCGCCGCACCGGGAGAACATCCTTGAACCGCGCTACAGCGACGTTGGTGTCGGAATCGCCCGTGGGCAGGACGGCACCTATTGGGCCGCGCAGAATTTCGCTCATGTAATCGAAGAGCGGACGGCCGCCCAGGCGGAAGAACTGGTCGCGAAAGCGTTCACGGACTTGCGCCGTCGCTACCGCTCGCCGCGACTCGAGCGCCTAAATTCGGCAACGCTCAAACAGCTTGCATGCAGGATGGGCAAAGCCGGCAAGGTCAACGCACAGGCGGTACTTGGTCTGCCCGATGTGCGTTACGCCGTTACTTACAACAACAGCAACCCGGAAGACCTGCCGGAATCCGCACAGCGGCTCGCACGTAATCGCGACATTTCCAAGTACTCGGTCGCAACCTGTTTCGCACAAAGCCCGGAAAATCCGGGCGGCACATACTACGTCGCGCTGGCTTTCTATTGA
- the rmuC gene encoding DNA recombination protein RmuC, with protein sequence MGQAAIILVSIICGVGIGVFIGRLLASDRLRKDFETKLSDAERRTATAEAAVPELRTQFSRKDAESKQLQERLEAELKARSIAETALGEERKRLEEQRALLSEAQDKLRDAFQAVAAQALSSNNESFLQLAKSTLEKYQTEAKKELEARHTAVATLVDPIKESLAKVDTQLQELEKSRSQAYGTLTEQVKSLIGSQQKLEAETGKLVTALRAPNVRGRWGEIQLRRVVEIANMIPYCDFEEQVSVSTSDGRLRPDLIVKLPGGKNVVVDAKAPLQAYLNALEAQDEDHRKGHLLAHARQIREHMKKLSSKAYWEQFQPTPEFVVMFLPGETFFSAALEQDATLIEDGVMQKVIPASPTTLIALLRAVAYGWTQEKLARNALEISNLGKELYERLRAMGNHMEAVGKGLDRAVESYNRAVGSMESRVMVSARKFAELGPAVTEEIAELQPVEKTTRTLELFDSTEELAASAGAE encoded by the coding sequence ATGGGCCAGGCAGCAATCATTTTAGTCTCGATTATCTGCGGAGTAGGAATCGGTGTCTTTATCGGGAGGCTGCTGGCAAGTGACAGACTTCGCAAGGACTTCGAAACAAAGTTGAGCGATGCCGAGCGGCGGACGGCAACGGCCGAAGCCGCGGTTCCAGAGTTGCGTACCCAGTTCAGCCGGAAGGATGCTGAAAGCAAGCAGTTGCAGGAGCGGCTGGAAGCCGAGTTGAAGGCGCGCAGCATTGCGGAAACCGCTCTTGGCGAAGAGCGCAAGCGACTGGAGGAACAACGTGCTCTGCTGAGCGAAGCCCAGGACAAGCTGCGGGACGCATTCCAGGCTGTCGCCGCACAAGCGCTAAGTTCAAACAACGAGTCGTTTCTGCAACTCGCCAAGAGTACCCTGGAGAAATATCAGACTGAAGCGAAGAAGGAACTCGAGGCGCGGCACACAGCCGTCGCTACTTTGGTCGATCCCATCAAGGAAAGCCTCGCGAAGGTTGATACCCAACTCCAGGAACTCGAAAAGAGCCGGAGCCAGGCATACGGAACTCTGACCGAACAGGTGAAGTCGCTGATCGGATCACAGCAGAAGCTGGAGGCTGAAACCGGAAAGCTGGTAACAGCCTTGCGTGCTCCGAATGTCCGCGGACGTTGGGGCGAGATCCAGTTGCGGCGCGTGGTCGAGATCGCCAATATGATCCCGTATTGCGATTTCGAAGAACAGGTGAGCGTTTCCACCAGCGATGGGCGTCTGCGTCCTGACCTGATTGTGAAGCTGCCCGGCGGCAAGAATGTGGTGGTGGATGCGAAGGCCCCGCTCCAGGCGTACCTGAATGCGCTGGAGGCGCAGGACGAAGATCATCGCAAGGGGCATCTGCTCGCCCACGCGCGCCAGATTCGCGAGCACATGAAGAAGCTCAGCTCGAAGGCCTACTGGGAACAATTCCAGCCAACGCCGGAGTTTGTTGTTATGTTCCTGCCCGGTGAAACCTTCTTCAGCGCAGCCCTCGAACAGGACGCCACGCTCATCGAAGATGGCGTGATGCAGAAGGTGATCCCGGCTTCGCCAACCACTCTCATTGCGTTGCTGAGGGCGGTCGCCTATGGGTGGACGCAAGAGAAGCTTGCCCGCAACGCTCTGGAGATCAGCAACCTTGGCAAGGAACTGTACGAGCGGTTGCGCGCCATGGGCAATCACATGGAGGCGGTCGGTAAGGGCCTCGACCGTGCGGTTGAGTCTTACAACCGAGCTGTGGGATCGATGGAATCACGTGTGATGGTTTCCGCGAGGAAGTTCGCGGAGTTGGGACCCGCGGTGACCGAGGAAATTGCCGAGCTACAGCCAGTGGAGAAGACCACACGGACTCTGGAATTATTCGACAGCACAGAGGAACTGGCGGCTTCGGCAGGCGCCGAGTAG
- a CDS encoding class I SAM-dependent methyltransferase: protein MSHRVCPWWLGYLLASPLRRLFTKPEQLLSRYIQPGMTVLEPGPGMGFFTLPIAKMVGPSGRVVAIDVQQKMIDGLKRRAEKAGVGDRIDARVAGPETLGISDLAGQVDFTLAFYVVHEFPEGHPCFREVAATSKQGAMFLVSEPTGHVDDAFFASELKQAEAAGFAVAERPNIRRSKTVLLRKM, encoded by the coding sequence ATGTCCCATCGTGTTTGCCCCTGGTGGCTCGGATATCTGCTTGCAAGTCCCCTTCGCCGTCTGTTTACGAAGCCCGAGCAGTTGCTCTCCCGTTACATTCAGCCCGGCATGACAGTCCTCGAACCGGGGCCGGGGATGGGCTTCTTTACGCTGCCCATCGCGAAGATGGTCGGTCCCTCCGGGCGTGTGGTTGCCATTGACGTACAGCAGAAGATGATAGACGGACTGAAGCGTCGGGCAGAGAAGGCCGGAGTCGGCGATCGTATCGACGCGAGGGTTGCTGGACCGGAAACTCTTGGTATTTCCGATTTGGCCGGGCAGGTGGATTTCACGTTGGCTTTCTACGTAGTGCACGAATTTCCAGAAGGGCATCCGTGCTTTCGCGAAGTCGCCGCTACTTCGAAACAAGGGGCAATGTTTTTGGTTTCAGAGCCGACGGGGCACGTCGACGACGCATTCTTCGCTTCGGAGTTGAAGCAAGCGGAGGCTGCGGGCTTCGCAGTCGCGGAGCGGCCGAACATTCGCCGGAGCAAAACTGTGTTACTCCGCAAAATGTAG
- a CDS encoding radical SAM protein, producing MASLPLLPPDCDDPKLVGIARLAAAGEHIRDGHNIEYFTIQTRSILNRCNVPRMPFSWTVNPFRGCEFACKYCYARYTHEFMELRDPLAFERLIYVKQDVVSQLRRDLKKVKDGEQIAIGTATDPYQPAERRYEVTRSILEEFSRHEGLDISIVTKSNLVVRDTDLLRKIAERNRMYVNLTVTTLDYRLAHILEPRAPRPDLRLEAVRALTQAGVSAGVICAPVLPDINDSLRDLDALVKATKEHGGLYIYANPLFLKPCSANVFLPFLEKEFPHLVEKYRARYGEKAFVTAAYRKRISTLMTSLRKKYGLYGRWDYASHPKPASARASQAAQMGLFPA from the coding sequence ATGGCTTCCCTTCCGCTTCTCCCTCCCGACTGCGATGACCCGAAACTCGTGGGGATTGCCCGCCTTGCCGCCGCTGGGGAACACATCCGCGACGGACACAACATCGAGTACTTCACTATCCAGACCCGGTCGATCCTGAATCGCTGCAACGTGCCCCGGATGCCATTCTCCTGGACCGTAAATCCGTTTCGCGGATGTGAATTCGCCTGCAAATACTGCTACGCACGGTATACGCACGAGTTCATGGAACTTCGCGATCCGCTCGCGTTTGAGCGGCTGATCTACGTGAAGCAGGATGTGGTCAGCCAGCTACGTCGTGATCTGAAGAAAGTTAAGGACGGAGAGCAGATCGCGATTGGCACGGCCACGGATCCTTACCAACCGGCCGAGCGGCGGTATGAAGTTACACGCTCGATTCTGGAAGAGTTCTCGCGACATGAGGGGCTCGACATCAGCATCGTGACCAAGTCGAACCTGGTCGTGCGCGATACCGATCTGCTGCGCAAGATCGCCGAGCGCAATCGCATGTACGTGAATCTCACCGTAACGACGCTGGACTACCGTTTGGCTCACATTCTGGAACCGCGAGCACCGCGTCCAGATTTGCGCCTGGAGGCGGTTCGGGCTCTAACGCAAGCGGGCGTGTCTGCGGGTGTGATCTGCGCACCAGTGCTGCCTGACATCAACGACTCGCTGCGCGATCTCGATGCGCTGGTAAAAGCAACCAAAGAACATGGCGGACTATACATCTACGCCAACCCATTATTCCTGAAGCCGTGCTCGGCAAACGTCTTCCTGCCATTTCTCGAGAAGGAATTTCCTCACCTGGTTGAAAAGTATCGTGCGCGCTACGGAGAGAAGGCTTTCGTGACCGCTGCGTATAGAAAGAGAATCTCGACGCTGATGACCAGCTTGCGTAAAAAATATGGGCTTTACGGGCGCTGGGATTACGCAAGCCATCCGAAACCGGCGAGTGCCCGAGCCTCGCAAGCGGCGCAGATGGGACTCTTCCCGGCGTAG
- a CDS encoding spore germination protein GerW family protein, translating to MEIQKYLESIHTSIAGSTTVKTVFGDPVSAEGKTIIPVARVRYGFGAGFGMGPSRNPEEQRLGQGGGGGGGAMVKPIGVLEISSAGTRFVPIRDHKRLAALALLGFAVGWFLKKR from the coding sequence ATGGAAATACAGAAGTATCTGGAATCGATTCACACCAGCATCGCCGGGAGCACGACGGTGAAAACCGTCTTCGGCGACCCGGTCAGTGCCGAAGGCAAGACCATCATCCCTGTGGCCCGCGTCCGATACGGATTCGGCGCGGGCTTCGGGATGGGTCCCAGTCGCAATCCGGAAGAGCAACGCCTCGGCCAGGGAGGCGGTGGCGGCGGTGGTGCGATGGTAAAACCAATCGGAGTGCTTGAGATCTCGTCGGCGGGCACCAGATTTGTTCCGATTCGGGACCATAAACGACTCGCCGCTCTCGCTCTTTTGGGATTCGCGGTGGGATGGTTCTTGAAAAAACGCTAA
- a CDS encoding DUF4412 domain-containing protein: protein MRKFAVVILFAFVASLALAQVPGAVPFSGDLTMKAKGGETMNGKMYFSGTKMRWDMNAAGHQSIMINDIPGKVSYMVMPQQKMYMEMRAGQQSMHRGPKMPDLKSYDPTNPCSAATDMTCEKVGTETVNGRTTDKWLFKNKKDGSTMTVWLDKKIHFPIRTQTNDATIELNNIQEGMPAASLFEIPSGYQKFSMGGMMGGQMPQMPTGKDDE, encoded by the coding sequence ATGCGGAAATTCGCAGTCGTGATTCTTTTTGCGTTTGTCGCTTCGCTGGCATTAGCGCAGGTTCCGGGCGCGGTTCCCTTCTCTGGGGATCTGACCATGAAAGCCAAAGGCGGAGAAACCATGAACGGGAAAATGTATTTCAGCGGCACGAAGATGCGCTGGGATATGAACGCCGCCGGGCATCAGAGCATCATGATCAACGACATCCCGGGGAAGGTCAGCTACATGGTGATGCCGCAGCAGAAGATGTACATGGAAATGCGCGCCGGACAACAAAGCATGCATCGTGGCCCCAAGATGCCCGACCTGAAGTCCTACGATCCGACGAATCCGTGCTCCGCAGCAACTGATATGACTTGCGAAAAGGTGGGTACTGAGACGGTCAACGGCCGCACAACAGACAAGTGGCTGTTCAAGAACAAAAAAGATGGGTCCACGATGACCGTGTGGCTGGACAAGAAAATTCACTTTCCGATTCGCACCCAAACCAATGACGCGACCATCGAATTGAACAACATCCAGGAAGGAATGCCCGCAGCCTCGCTGTTTGAAATCCCCTCCGGATACCAGAAATTCAGCATGGGCGGCATGATGGGAGGCCAGATGCCTCAGATGCCGACGGGCAAAGACGACGAGTAA